In a single window of the Nymphalis io chromosome 20, ilAglIoxx1.1, whole genome shotgun sequence genome:
- the LOC126776363 gene encoding uncharacterized protein LOC126776363, translating to MKTINAMLLWCIYFVIFIFCDAKKYDISLKEKHSLNKDSLKHYHKNTFTTKNTIKSSEQLNIYNTNNSAEDKRTVKNKNEIDNTVKHLLTFGSFKILATIKFIKRNLKSTQNITNLADASIQNYSSLLIRMYENIPNDTYKSNIDKEFVILNLVVTANEVVYDINKEILRKIINRTKIGLVDIYNKNIIKLNLKKELYNNYMDDKKEYMEYVCENYNICRMYPAYSDYIADILNEILKLSNARFHYFVTNSIILFREQASFFETLLGEKLLVTKIKVRLEVMFYGDISDTRKIFLMIKRILIEKYKLLSPNKKNNKNILKAVVILIDIINEAFDNDEDEILKIFFDNTINSLRHWSNIEEDDISRLLGNIVRHFVNTLKYNWKPFVRNEVKTLVDIIIKGRTTNKDVYKYLFSEGSKYIKTKREDKTDL from the exons ATGAAAACTATTAACGCCATGCTTTTATGGtgcatttattttgttatttttatattttgtg atgcaaaaaaatacgatataagcttaaaagaaaaacattcatTGAATAAAGATTCGTTGAAACATTATCACAAAAACACTTTCactacaaaaaatacaataaaaagttctgaacaattaaatatatataacacgaaTAATTCAGCTGAAGATAAAAGAacggtaaaaaataaaaacgaaattgaCAATACTGTAAAACACTTACTTACATTtggttcttttaaaatattagctacaattaaatttattaaaagaaacttaAAATCAACGCAGAACATTACTAACCTGGCTGATGCTTCGATACAAAACTACAGTTCACTGCTCATTAGAATGTACGAAAACATACCTAATGatacatataaaagtaatattgacAAAGAGTTTGTTATATTGAACTTGGTTGTCACAGCCAATGAAGTAGTTtacgatataaataaagaaattttacgTAAAATCATTAATAGAACGAAGATTGGTTTGGttgatatatataacaaaaatataataaaattaaatttaaaaaaagaactctACAATAATTATATGGATGATAAGAAAGAATACATGGAATATGTATgtgaaaactataatatatgcaGAATGTACCCAGCTTATTCTGATTATATTgcagatattttaaatgaaatactaaAATTGTCAAACGCTAGATTTCATTATTTCGTAACGAATTCAATAATACTATTCAGAGAACAGGCTAGTTTTTTCGAAACGTTGTTAGGTGAAAAGCTGctagttacaaaaataaaagttagaCTAGAGGTCATGTTTTACGGTGATATATCAGATACacgaaagatttttttaatgataaaacgaattttgattgaaaaatataaattactatcacctaataaaaaaaataataaaaatatattaaaggccGTTGTTATATTAATAGACATAATAAACGAAGCTTTTGATAACGACGAagatgaaattttgaaaatatttttcgataaCACAATAAATTCTTTACGGCATTGGTCGAATATAGAAGAAGATGATATATCTAGGCTACTGGGAAATATTGTCCGCCATTTTGTTAATACACTTAAATATAACTGGAAGCCATTTGTAAGAAATGAGGTTAAGACGCTcgtagatataattattaaaggaaGAACAACTAATAAGGATGtttacaagtatttattttcTGAAGGATCGAAGTATATTAAGACAAAGCGTGAGGATAAAACtgatttataa